From a single Micromonospora pallida genomic region:
- a CDS encoding exonuclease → MARQDQEKLPELYVATDVEADGPIPGPYSMLSLGMAVAGRPELAFYTELKPISEEYVPEALAVSGLDRERLRREAPAPAAAMSAAARWVNGLRRIGRPVFLAAPAVWDGMFVHWYFVRFTGRSPFGATGSGVDLRSYYMGATGREWSRSHKSTAKRELGLTDLPHTHHAGEDAAELAQVFDALRHARQGQQPEFRPAGEA, encoded by the coding sequence ATGGCACGGCAGGATCAGGAGAAGCTGCCCGAGCTGTACGTGGCGACGGACGTCGAGGCCGACGGGCCGATTCCCGGCCCGTACAGCATGCTCTCGCTCGGCATGGCGGTCGCCGGCCGCCCGGAGCTGGCCTTCTACACCGAGCTGAAGCCGATCTCCGAGGAGTACGTCCCGGAAGCGCTCGCCGTCTCCGGGCTCGACCGGGAGCGGCTGCGCCGGGAGGCGCCCGCCCCGGCCGCCGCGATGTCCGCCGCCGCCCGCTGGGTCAACGGGCTACGCCGGATCGGGCGGCCGGTCTTCCTCGCCGCGCCCGCCGTCTGGGACGGCATGTTCGTGCACTGGTACTTCGTCCGGTTCACCGGCCGGAGCCCGTTCGGGGCCACCGGCTCCGGCGTGGACCTGCGCAGCTACTACATGGGGGCGACCGGCCGGGAGTGGTCCCGCAGCCACAAGAGCACCGCCAAGCGGGAGCTGGGGCTGACCGACCTGCCGCACACCCATCACGCCGGGGAGGACGCCGCCGAACTGGCCCAGGTCTTCGACGCCCTGCGCCACGCCCGGCAGGGGCAGCAGCCGGAGTTCAGGCCAGCCGGCGAGGCGTGA
- a CDS encoding class I SAM-dependent methyltransferase, with amino-acid sequence MTDFLAATRAGYDAIAADYAEHFRPELADMPLDRGMFAAFAEMVRAAGGGPVADVGCGPGQLTAHLRTLGLDAFGVDLSAGMVAVARRTYPELSFQLGSMLALPLADGVLGGLVANYSIIHIPPDMLPTVFAEFRRVLAPAGHLLVAFQVGTDILHLSSAFGKDIALDFRRLEPDRVAELLEQADLPVRARLLREPRTNERSRQALLLARSRCTDAQAGSPGTDRQPSPFRTRRNRR; translated from the coding sequence GTGACCGACTTCCTGGCTGCCACCCGGGCCGGCTACGACGCCATCGCCGCCGACTACGCCGAACACTTCAGGCCGGAACTGGCCGACATGCCGTTGGACCGGGGCATGTTTGCGGCCTTCGCCGAGATGGTCCGGGCCGCCGGTGGCGGGCCGGTCGCCGACGTGGGCTGCGGCCCCGGGCAGTTGACCGCGCACCTGCGCACGCTGGGGTTGGACGCCTTCGGTGTCGACCTGTCGGCGGGGATGGTGGCGGTGGCCCGGCGAACGTACCCGGAGCTGAGCTTCCAGCTCGGGTCGATGCTGGCGCTGCCGCTGGCGGACGGTGTCCTGGGCGGCCTGGTGGCGAACTACTCGATCATCCACATCCCACCGGACATGCTGCCGACGGTCTTCGCCGAGTTCCGCCGGGTGCTGGCCCCCGCTGGTCACCTGCTGGTCGCCTTCCAGGTGGGCACGGACATCCTGCACTTGAGCAGTGCCTTCGGTAAGGACATCGCGCTGGACTTCCGTCGGCTGGAACCGGACCGGGTCGCCGAGCTGCTGGAGCAGGCCGACCTGCCGGTCCGGGCCCGCCTGCTGCGTGAGCCCCGGACCAACGAACGCAGCCGCCAGGCCCTTCTGCTGGCCCGCAGTCGGTGCACCGACGCGCAGGCCGGGTCGCCGGGGACTGACCGACAGCCGTCGCCATTCCGTACGCGGCGCAACCGGCGGTAA
- a CDS encoding amidohydrolase family protein, giving the protein MTQPVFDSHLHIIDPAHPLVANNGFMPEPFTVADYQARIDGLGIAGGAVVSGSFQAFDQGYLVDALRSLGPGYVGVTQIPADTGDQEIRALHEAGVRAVRFNVARGGSADLEDMDRLARRVRDLAGWHAELYIDARTIDDDLMGRIVGLPAVSIDHLGMHRDGLPNLLRLVEQGVKVKATGFGRVDLDPAAVIEAIMDVDPTALMVGTDLPSTRARRPFQDEDFEYIAQVLDPSHVADVFWNNAAAFYLGS; this is encoded by the coding sequence GTGACGCAGCCCGTCTTCGACTCGCACCTGCACATCATCGACCCCGCCCACCCCCTGGTGGCGAACAACGGGTTCATGCCCGAGCCGTTCACCGTCGCCGACTACCAGGCACGCATCGACGGACTCGGCATCGCCGGCGGCGCGGTCGTCTCCGGATCGTTCCAGGCCTTCGACCAGGGCTACCTCGTCGACGCTCTCCGATCCCTCGGCCCAGGCTACGTCGGCGTCACCCAGATCCCCGCCGACACCGGCGACCAGGAGATCCGCGCACTGCACGAGGCAGGGGTGCGCGCCGTGCGCTTCAACGTGGCCCGCGGCGGATCGGCGGACCTTGAGGACATGGACCGGCTCGCTCGCCGCGTGCGCGACCTCGCCGGGTGGCACGCCGAGCTCTACATCGACGCGCGCACTATCGACGACGACCTCATGGGCCGCATCGTCGGGCTTCCCGCCGTCAGCATCGATCACCTCGGGATGCACCGAGACGGCCTGCCGAACCTGCTCCGCCTCGTCGAGCAGGGCGTGAAGGTCAAGGCAACCGGGTTCGGACGCGTCGACCTCGACCCCGCAGCCGTGATCGAGGCGATCATGGACGTCGACCCGACCGCGCTCATGGTCGGCACGGATCTGCCCTCCACCCGCGCCCGCCGCCCGTTCCAGGACGAGGACTTCGAGTACATCGCGCAGGTGCTCGATCCGTCGCACGTCGCCGACGTGTTCTGGAACAACGCGGCCGCGTTCTACTTGGGATCGTGA
- a CDS encoding DUF4253 domain-containing protein — protein MITDLPRLVDALPAGMLPPGRLVTPEDGGPPPYWLSDAPVEPALWARLRSQHPESGLWPLVLSGLSLEENRPWVDGEVRPARMSSPDRHDPAELLAGWWDRGQSDDDDPEAAEATAPFGVDWPGPAESGEPAGPAEEFADEYVDFLADGKARLGLVPAARGADALVVTGWTGPTNFTNDSGKIAAVVRSWEERFGARVVGLGFDTLHLSVAAPPTSPEHALWVAAEHFACCPDNIWQGSGTLTAYAEQILGVHSWSFWWD, from the coding sequence ATGATCACTGACCTGCCTCGGCTGGTGGACGCCCTGCCGGCGGGGATGCTGCCGCCGGGTCGCCTCGTCACGCCGGAGGACGGCGGGCCGCCGCCGTACTGGTTGAGTGACGCTCCGGTCGAGCCGGCGCTCTGGGCGCGGCTGCGGTCCCAGCACCCCGAGAGTGGGCTGTGGCCGCTGGTGCTGAGCGGGTTGTCCCTCGAGGAGAACCGACCATGGGTGGACGGTGAGGTGCGGCCAGCGCGGATGTCGTCGCCGGACCGCCACGACCCGGCGGAACTGCTGGCCGGCTGGTGGGACCGTGGGCAGTCCGACGACGACGATCCGGAGGCCGCCGAGGCCACCGCGCCGTTCGGTGTTGACTGGCCCGGCCCGGCCGAGTCCGGCGAGCCGGCCGGCCCGGCCGAGGAGTTCGCCGACGAGTACGTGGACTTCCTGGCGGACGGGAAGGCGCGGCTCGGACTGGTGCCGGCGGCCCGAGGCGCGGACGCGCTGGTGGTGACCGGCTGGACCGGCCCGACAAACTTCACCAACGACTCTGGGAAGATCGCGGCGGTCGTGCGGAGCTGGGAGGAACGCTTCGGCGCGCGGGTGGTCGGCCTCGGGTTCGACACCCTCCACCTCAGCGTCGCCGCCCCACCCACCTCACCCGAGCATGCGCTGTGGGTCGCCGCCGAGCACTTCGCCTGCTGCCCGGACAACATCTGGCAGGGCAGCGGGACGCTGACCGCCTACGCCGAGCAGATCCTCGGCGTGCACTCCTGGTCGTTCTGGTGGGACTGA
- a CDS encoding GntR family transcriptional regulator — protein sequence MRIDPRSHTPIYIQLADLLREKIESGEFAPGATLPSELQLSQEHEIGRESVRMAVALLRSEGLLRTSRGRGTWVREAPQREHVELTPGSSAVARMPSNRERREMDLDEGVPVIEIRGPEGDVRVLPGDQTELIRP from the coding sequence ATGAGGATCGATCCCCGCTCGCACACGCCGATCTACATCCAGCTCGCAGACCTGCTGCGCGAGAAGATCGAATCCGGGGAGTTCGCTCCGGGCGCTACGCTCCCGAGCGAGCTGCAACTCAGCCAGGAGCACGAGATCGGCAGGGAAAGCGTCCGCATGGCCGTGGCGCTCCTGCGGTCCGAGGGCCTGCTCAGGACGAGCCGGGGTCGCGGCACCTGGGTGCGGGAAGCACCACAGCGCGAACACGTCGAGCTGACGCCCGGCAGCTCGGCAGTCGCTCGTATGCCGTCGAACCGCGAGCGGCGCGAGATGGATCTGGACGAGGGCGTACCCGTAATCGAGATCCGGGGTCCTGAGGGTGACGTGCGGGTCCTACCCGGCGACCAGACCGAGCTGATCCGTCCGTAG
- a CDS encoding PH domain-containing protein, protein MANATYDRKEQYNQIASGLLQGEQIIAVYDAIGTGTGFIGLTDRRVIIQDRSFVGKKYAITSIPYSKVTSVSVVSNKSWGGQFFSTGAIAVHVGTHTYEVEFRGSDKAHHVHNVILHYIS, encoded by the coding sequence ATGGCGAACGCGACGTACGACCGGAAAGAGCAGTACAACCAGATTGCCAGCGGCCTGCTCCAGGGTGAGCAGATCATCGCCGTCTACGACGCCATCGGCACCGGCACCGGCTTCATCGGCCTCACCGACCGGCGCGTGATCATCCAGGACCGCTCCTTCGTCGGCAAGAAGTACGCGATCACCAGCATCCCGTACTCGAAGGTCACCAGCGTCAGCGTGGTCAGCAACAAGTCCTGGGGTGGTCAGTTCTTCTCCACCGGGGCGATCGCCGTGCACGTCGGCACGCACACGTACGAGGTCGAGTTCCGGGGCTCGGACAAGGCCCACCACGTGCACAACGTGATCCTGCACTACATCAGCTGA
- a CDS encoding SanA/YdcF family protein: protein MRGRWGRVAGIWRTTVGAVPRWLRLAVGVAVAGVVLLTAGTVTSANWIRRGAEGRIFTAETVPEAPVALVLGTRVQPDGTPAPFLAARLEVARQLFSTGRVGAILVSGDNMNPEYDEPGAMHRWLVERGVPADKVVRDHAGFDTYDSCARAKRIFGVDRATVVTQSFHLERAVTVCRQLGVDANGVGDETARAYRTTWRVSSVREYGAGVKAALDVLSGRDPVHLGRRETGVEEALHAG from the coding sequence ATGCGGGGACGGTGGGGCAGGGTGGCCGGGATCTGGCGTACGACGGTCGGGGCGGTCCCCCGCTGGCTCCGTCTCGCGGTCGGCGTCGCCGTCGCCGGCGTGGTGCTCCTGACGGCCGGCACGGTGACCAGCGCGAACTGGATCCGGCGAGGTGCCGAGGGGCGCATCTTCACCGCCGAGACCGTGCCCGAGGCACCGGTGGCCCTGGTGCTGGGCACCCGGGTCCAGCCGGACGGAACGCCGGCACCGTTCCTCGCCGCCCGCCTGGAGGTCGCCCGCCAACTGTTCAGCACCGGCAGGGTCGGCGCGATCCTGGTCTCCGGCGACAACATGAACCCGGAGTACGACGAGCCCGGCGCGATGCACCGCTGGCTGGTCGAGCGCGGCGTACCGGCCGACAAGGTGGTACGGGACCACGCCGGCTTCGACACCTACGACTCGTGCGCCCGGGCCAAGCGGATCTTCGGGGTGGACCGGGCGACCGTCGTGACGCAGTCCTTCCACCTTGAGCGCGCGGTGACCGTCTGCCGGCAACTCGGCGTCGACGCGAACGGCGTCGGGGACGAGACGGCCCGCGCGTACCGCACGACGTGGCGGGTCAGCTCCGTCCGCGAGTACGGGGCCGGTGTGAAGGCCGCACTGGACGTCCTGTCCGGCCGTGACCCGGTCCACCTCGGCCGCCGCGAGACCGGCGTCGAAGAGGCGCTGCACGCCGGCTGA
- a CDS encoding D-Ala-D-Ala carboxypeptidase family metallohydrolase — MTTRCFTWTRTLSRGATGNDVRQLQIRIAGWVAYGETLVIDGVFGPKTGAAVKRFKAGYDLADTSETAGPATFNLIYSIQDDDCTPRHFAYSEFDGGCGQAGFSGGAVGATTVRENLLLAMWQLEALRHKLGDRPIVISSGFRSLSCNSSVGGASGSLHTYGKAADLSTSSGPSLCEMWRMARYCGFKEILGPGYPDHNDHVHVGNKSTQFWRAPNC, encoded by the coding sequence ATGACCACGAGATGCTTCACCTGGACCCGTACCCTCAGCCGGGGGGCCACCGGAAACGACGTTAGACAGCTTCAGATCCGTATCGCCGGTTGGGTCGCCTACGGCGAGACCCTTGTCATCGACGGCGTCTTCGGCCCGAAAACCGGGGCCGCCGTCAAGCGCTTCAAGGCCGGTTACGACCTGGCGGACACGTCGGAGACCGCCGGGCCGGCGACCTTCAACCTGATCTACTCCATCCAGGACGACGACTGCACACCGCGCCACTTCGCGTACTCGGAATTCGACGGCGGATGCGGTCAGGCCGGCTTCTCCGGTGGTGCGGTCGGTGCCACCACTGTGCGGGAGAACCTCCTGCTGGCCATGTGGCAACTGGAGGCCCTGCGGCACAAGCTCGGCGACCGCCCGATCGTCATCTCGTCGGGGTTCCGCAGCCTCTCCTGCAACAGCAGCGTCGGGGGAGCGTCCGGCAGCCTGCACACGTACGGCAAGGCCGCCGACCTCAGCACGTCGAGCGGGCCGAGCCTCTGCGAGATGTGGCGGATGGCCCGCTACTGCGGCTTCAAGGAGATCCTCGGGCCGGGCTACCCCGACCACAACGACCACGTCCACGTCGGCAACAAGTCCACCCAGTTCTGGCGCGCACCGAACTGCTGA
- a CDS encoding PT domain-containing protein: MTIRWYAGSAVAATVLAAGLAATPVAAAPAPNESDAAKLAAGSEKDPQTGKNRKYLVGQGEDVPAVLGVTNLGDAPVDGLVVQVRVLNDLDITTKYENCWYAVDSNQETAWCEFDAELAPGASLAVTGAGVSTKPDAVAENITTIVHQWFSKEYADARGGIQALADQWAGQGTKAVQGTVDPLPLTTPSGELGGIGGPIGFVGVGLVPPPTGEPTATPTPSATPSAMPTGEPTAAPSASPGTGGEGGGLPVTGAGTATVAVVGGVLLVLGSVGYLVARRRRTRFVA, translated from the coding sequence ATGACGATCCGCTGGTACGCCGGCTCTGCCGTAGCTGCCACTGTCCTCGCGGCCGGGCTCGCCGCGACACCCGTTGCGGCCGCTCCAGCGCCGAACGAATCTGACGCGGCGAAGCTCGCCGCCGGTTCGGAGAAAGACCCGCAGACGGGAAAGAACCGTAAGTACCTGGTCGGCCAGGGCGAGGACGTGCCCGCCGTGCTCGGCGTGACGAACCTCGGGGACGCGCCGGTCGACGGCCTCGTCGTCCAGGTGCGTGTCCTCAACGACCTCGACATCACCACCAAGTACGAGAACTGCTGGTACGCCGTGGACAGCAACCAGGAGACGGCCTGGTGTGAGTTCGACGCCGAACTGGCGCCGGGTGCCAGCCTGGCCGTGACGGGGGCGGGGGTCTCCACCAAGCCGGACGCCGTGGCCGAGAACATCACGACCATCGTCCACCAGTGGTTCAGCAAGGAGTACGCCGACGCACGGGGCGGCATCCAGGCGCTGGCCGACCAGTGGGCCGGGCAGGGCACCAAGGCGGTCCAGGGCACCGTTGATCCGTTGCCGTTGACCACCCCGTCCGGCGAGCTCGGGGGAATCGGGGGTCCGATCGGCTTCGTCGGCGTCGGGCTCGTCCCGCCGCCCACCGGCGAGCCGACCGCGACGCCGACTCCGTCGGCCACGCCGAGCGCCATGCCCACCGGCGAGCCGACCGCCGCTCCCTCCGCCAGCCCGGGTACCGGCGGCGAGGGCGGCGGGCTGCCCGTAACCGGTGCGGGGACCGCGACCGTGGCGGTTGTGGGCGGCGTGCTCCTGGTCCTCGGCAGTGTCGGCTACCTGGTCGCGCGCCGACGCCGGACCCGCTTCGTGGCGTAG
- a CDS encoding DivIVA domain-containing protein, with product MGFFSRRAGDNQRPTGGSHRRGGGDLGAARPAEPGAVYRSRAYDPLRPWQVRRRRFRSVGPLRRGLDPADVQEFLGRVADDLTALYDSLDQSREETGRVKDALRRWQSEYAPRVNERAYR from the coding sequence ATGGGGTTCTTCTCCCGGCGGGCCGGTGACAACCAGCGGCCGACCGGCGGCAGTCACCGACGTGGCGGTGGCGACCTGGGCGCGGCGCGCCCGGCCGAGCCGGGGGCCGTCTACCGGTCCCGGGCGTACGATCCGCTGCGCCCCTGGCAGGTCCGGCGACGGCGGTTCCGCAGTGTCGGCCCGCTCCGGCGCGGGCTGGATCCGGCCGACGTGCAGGAGTTCCTCGGCCGGGTCGCCGACGACCTGACCGCTCTCTACGACAGCCTGGACCAGAGCCGGGAGGAGACCGGCCGGGTCAAGGATGCGCTGCGCCGCTGGCAGTCCGAGTACGCGCCCCGGGTCAACGAGCGGGCGTACCGCTGA
- a CDS encoding class I SAM-dependent methyltransferase, translated as MSIFDDPGLFGRLCADDYDGPGNPEPAPAVDFLADLADGGPVLELAIGTGRVALPLAGRGIPVEGVEASPEMVAKLRAKPGGDGIPVAIGDMADVPVTGPYRLAYLVFNTLFNLVRAERQADCFRNVARTLAPGGAFVIETFVPDPAGFDRDEQVQMREVTEDSATIRLHQYDRAAQTFVRQTIRFDSTGVHLHPFAMRYLWPQQIDELAAQAGLRLAERYADWHRTPFAPDSRSHISVYRKP; from the coding sequence GTGTCGATCTTCGACGATCCCGGACTGTTCGGCCGGCTCTGCGCCGACGACTACGACGGCCCCGGCAACCCGGAGCCGGCCCCGGCCGTCGACTTCCTCGCCGACCTGGCCGACGGTGGCCCGGTCCTCGAACTCGCCATCGGCACCGGCCGGGTCGCCCTGCCGCTCGCCGGACGGGGAATCCCCGTCGAGGGCGTCGAGGCGTCACCGGAGATGGTGGCGAAGCTACGCGCCAAGCCCGGGGGCGACGGCATCCCGGTCGCCATCGGGGACATGGCGGACGTGCCGGTCACCGGCCCGTACCGGCTGGCGTACCTGGTGTTCAACACGCTGTTCAACCTGGTGCGTGCCGAGCGGCAGGCGGACTGCTTCCGTAACGTGGCCCGGACTCTCGCGCCGGGTGGCGCGTTCGTCATCGAGACGTTCGTGCCGGACCCGGCCGGCTTCGATCGGGACGAACAGGTCCAGATGCGGGAGGTGACCGAGGACTCGGCCACCATCCGGCTGCACCAGTACGACCGGGCTGCCCAGACGTTCGTCCGGCAGACCATCCGGTTCGACAGTACGGGCGTCCACCTGCATCCGTTCGCGATGCGCTACCTGTGGCCGCAGCAGATCGACGAACTCGCGGCGCAGGCCGGCCTCCGGCTCGCCGAGCGGTACGCCGACTGGCACCGTACGCCCTTCGCCCCGGACAGCCGTTCGCACATCTCCGTCTACCGCAAGCCGTAG
- a CDS encoding DUF6892 domain-containing protein, translated as MQNQDGASGTRGVAPRSAGGSRAIDVSAAGVRIDGTLLELLTVPALTALLGTPRVEPPDEPTDANGSVRSSWVIWDESGIRATTKDGEQAGELSIELADDPVENEKRAASRFFPAGGFPGTFTIDGRPPIEAVSEEKLRKARAFLSTKVGQREAELFLSETECGEIRRMEFPEWYAKSESGELAEIVRSAAHPFSRASILHRVPKPVKKPSGKWKLQAATEPVLEFASFPFRLAIIQELMYEQELLEPRFDVHDFAQDQGAKSFDPHSFGDRMVPAVRSWFRRLPIPARLAESVETLVLDGGNDIYLQLIPLWDGEDDSFMIKTLKVEDLAPFTRLRTIEDIGGLLGPRARAALAAAGIAVE; from the coding sequence ATGCAGAATCAAGACGGAGCATCGGGCACGCGAGGTGTCGCACCGCGATCGGCGGGCGGGTCGCGGGCGATCGACGTGAGCGCCGCAGGCGTGCGCATCGACGGCACCCTGCTCGAGCTGCTGACTGTCCCGGCGCTGACCGCGCTGCTCGGAACTCCTCGGGTCGAGCCGCCCGACGAGCCGACCGATGCGAACGGGAGCGTTCGAAGCAGCTGGGTGATCTGGGATGAGTCGGGCATCCGCGCGACGACGAAAGACGGCGAACAGGCAGGCGAGCTGTCAATCGAGCTCGCCGACGACCCCGTCGAGAACGAGAAACGCGCCGCCAGCCGGTTCTTCCCGGCCGGCGGCTTCCCCGGGACGTTCACTATCGACGGACGCCCACCGATCGAGGCGGTTTCCGAGGAGAAGCTGCGCAAGGCGCGGGCCTTCCTCAGCACGAAGGTCGGACAGCGGGAAGCCGAGCTCTTCCTCAGCGAGACAGAGTGCGGCGAGATCCGTCGCATGGAGTTCCCCGAGTGGTATGCCAAGAGTGAGAGCGGAGAGCTCGCCGAGATCGTTCGCAGCGCGGCGCATCCGTTCAGCAGGGCGTCGATCCTCCACCGGGTGCCGAAGCCGGTCAAGAAGCCCTCCGGCAAGTGGAAGCTGCAGGCCGCCACCGAGCCGGTGCTCGAGTTCGCCTCGTTCCCGTTCCGGCTGGCGATCATCCAGGAGCTGATGTACGAGCAGGAACTGCTGGAGCCGCGCTTCGATGTCCATGATTTCGCGCAGGATCAGGGAGCCAAGTCGTTCGACCCGCATTCGTTCGGCGACCGGATGGTCCCTGCGGTGCGCAGCTGGTTCCGCAGGCTGCCGATCCCTGCTCGTCTCGCGGAGAGCGTCGAGACGCTCGTGCTCGACGGCGGCAACGACATCTATCTGCAGCTGATCCCGCTGTGGGACGGCGAGGACGACAGCTTCATGATCAAGACCCTCAAGGTCGAAGATCTCGCGCCGTTCACCCGGCTCCGCACCATCGAAGACATCGGAGGGCTGCTCGGCCCCCGGGCCCGTGCCGCACTCGCGGCCGCAGGGATCGCCGTCGAGTAG
- the ychF gene encoding redox-regulated ATPase YchF has protein sequence MSLTIGIVGLPNVGKSTLFNALTKNDVLAANYPFATIEPNVGVVGLPDERLHKLAEIFSSQKVLPAPVSFVDIAGLVRGASKGQGRGNAFLANIRDASAICQVVRAFSDPNVVHVDGKVSPADDIETINTELILADLQTLEKALPRLEKEAKLRKDRAAAVTAAKKAVEVLDAGTTLYAGAKDAGVELEHLRELHLLTTKPFLYVFNVDEEEMANAEFLDELRALVAPAEAVFMDAKIESELVDLPEEEARELLESIGQSEPGLDQLVRVGFRTLGLQTYLTAGPKEARAWTVPVGATAPEAAGVIHSDFQRGFIKAEVVSYDDLVTAGSMAAAKAAGKVRIEGKDYVMQDGDVVEFRFNV, from the coding sequence GTGAGTCTGACCATCGGGATCGTCGGCCTGCCCAACGTCGGCAAGAGCACCCTGTTCAACGCGCTGACCAAGAACGACGTGCTGGCGGCGAACTACCCGTTCGCCACGATCGAGCCGAACGTCGGCGTGGTCGGCCTGCCCGACGAGCGGCTGCACAAGCTCGCCGAGATCTTCAGCTCGCAGAAGGTGCTCCCCGCGCCGGTGTCGTTCGTCGACATCGCCGGCCTGGTCCGGGGCGCGTCCAAGGGACAGGGCCGGGGTAACGCGTTCCTGGCCAACATCCGGGACGCCTCGGCCATCTGCCAGGTCGTGCGGGCCTTTTCCGACCCGAATGTGGTGCACGTCGACGGCAAGGTCTCCCCGGCCGACGACATCGAGACGATCAACACCGAGCTGATCCTCGCCGACCTTCAGACCCTCGAGAAGGCGCTGCCCCGGTTGGAGAAGGAGGCCAAGCTCCGCAAGGACCGGGCCGCCGCCGTCACCGCCGCCAAGAAGGCGGTCGAGGTCCTCGACGCTGGTACGACGCTCTACGCGGGCGCGAAGGACGCTGGCGTCGAACTGGAGCACCTTCGTGAGCTGCACCTGCTCACCACCAAGCCGTTCCTCTACGTCTTCAACGTCGACGAGGAGGAGATGGCGAACGCCGAGTTCCTCGACGAGCTGCGTGCCCTGGTCGCTCCCGCCGAGGCGGTCTTCATGGACGCCAAGATCGAGTCGGAGCTGGTGGACCTGCCCGAGGAGGAGGCCCGCGAGCTGCTGGAGTCGATCGGACAGTCCGAGCCAGGGCTTGACCAGCTCGTCCGGGTCGGCTTCCGTACGCTCGGGCTCCAGACGTACCTGACCGCCGGGCCGAAGGAGGCGCGGGCCTGGACCGTCCCGGTCGGCGCGACCGCCCCGGAGGCCGCCGGGGTCATCCACTCCGACTTCCAGCGCGGCTTCATCAAGGCCGAGGTGGTCTCCTACGACGACCTGGTCACGGCCGGGTCGATGGCGGCGGCCAAGGCGGCGGGCAAGGTCCGCATCGAGGGCAAGGACTACGTCATGCAGGACGGCGACGTCGTGGAGTTCCGCTTCAACGTGTAG
- a CDS encoding thioesterase family protein: MRYTVPENRTVPHLLPESPDFAARPEVLATGYLVGIIEWACIEALHGHLDEGELTLGTHVKLSHLAPTVPGSTVTVEVRLVEVDGRSLFFEVDASDEHAVIDRDRFEARLARQNEAARQ; the protein is encoded by the coding sequence ATGCGCTACACCGTGCCCGAGAACCGGACCGTGCCGCATCTGCTGCCCGAATCGCCCGACTTCGCGGCCAGGCCGGAGGTCCTGGCGACCGGTTACCTGGTCGGGATCATCGAGTGGGCCTGCATCGAGGCGCTCCACGGGCATCTGGACGAGGGCGAGCTGACGCTGGGCACCCACGTCAAGCTCTCCCACCTGGCTCCCACCGTTCCTGGCTCGACGGTGACCGTCGAGGTGCGGCTCGTCGAGGTCGACGGGCGCTCTCTCTTCTTCGAGGTCGATGCCAGCGACGAGCACGCCGTGATCGACCGCGACCGCTTCGAAGCCCGCCTCGCCCGCCAGAACGAAGCAGCCCGCCAGTGA
- a CDS encoding TetR/AcrR family transcriptional regulator, with the protein MNYSAGGERILEVAARLFYAEGIGAIGVDRVVEESGVSKPTLYAQFGSKAGLIAAVLDRRREDRERTIREHLDQLPEDSGSRVLALFDWFAIGHAKPGFRGCPFTNAAAELPDPEHPARAVIAAYKIWMRETLADLAASDGLPDPQWWGSTLMLLIDGANARVITTGDTTAIVDARKSAEAMVAAAPALPLNREEAP; encoded by the coding sequence ATGAACTACTCAGCGGGCGGAGAGCGCATCCTCGAGGTCGCGGCTCGACTGTTCTACGCGGAGGGCATCGGCGCGATCGGGGTCGACCGCGTGGTCGAGGAGTCCGGGGTGTCGAAGCCGACGCTGTACGCGCAGTTCGGGTCGAAGGCCGGCCTGATCGCTGCAGTGCTCGACCGCCGCCGCGAGGACCGAGAGCGCACGATCAGGGAACACCTCGATCAGCTTCCCGAAGACTCAGGGAGTCGCGTGCTCGCACTGTTCGACTGGTTTGCGATCGGGCACGCGAAGCCCGGATTCCGCGGCTGCCCGTTCACAAACGCGGCCGCGGAGCTGCCCGACCCGGAGCACCCGGCGCGCGCGGTGATCGCCGCGTACAAGATCTGGATGCGCGAGACGCTCGCCGATCTGGCCGCCTCCGACGGCCTGCCCGATCCCCAGTGGTGGGGATCGACGCTGATGCTCCTGATCGACGGCGCGAACGCCCGCGTCATCACCACCGGCGACACGACAGCCATCGTGGACGCCCGTAAGAGCGCGGAGGCGATGGTCGCCGCGGCCCCTGCACTGCCCCTGAACCGCGAGGAGGCCCCGTGA